A stretch of the Lolium perenne isolate Kyuss_39 chromosome 3, Kyuss_2.0, whole genome shotgun sequence genome encodes the following:
- the LOC127344987 gene encoding uncharacterized protein, with the protein MERPATQGGRRPDRGDRSEEGSRYRAITAMELLSCVGRVLFASFFIISAYREACKFGYDGGPAAKSLEPKFNLFLKQVSTNTGMAVPHIHIKTVTATTLFLKGYGGGFLILNLSLGAFLLLVYLAFITPVMCDFYNYEMGSPQFVQLFTQFSQNLALCGALLFFIGMKSSIPRRKLKRRAVKTKTT; encoded by the exons ATGGAGAGACCAGcgactcaaggaggaagaaggccgGACCGCGGGGATCGCAGCGAGGAAGGATCGAGGTATCGAGCCATCACAGCCATGGAGTTGCTCTCCTGCGTCGGGAGGGTGCTCTTCgcctccttcttcatcatctccgCCTACCGGGA ggCCTGCAAGTTTGGGTATGATGGTGGACCAGCTGCCAAGTCTCTCGAGCCCAAATTCAACCTCTTTCTCAAGCAAGTGTCCACTAACACCGGAATGGCTGTGCCGCACATCCAC ATCAAGACTGTCACTGCCACTACATTGTTTCTCAAAGGCTATGGTGGTGGATTCCTCATACTCAACCTCTCCCTCGGAGCATTCTTACTG cttgtttATCTTGCATTCATAACCCCTGTTATGTGCGACTTCTACAACTACGAAATGGGGTCGCCGCAATTTGTTCAGCTATTTACCCAGTTTTCACAG AACCTGGCCCTTTGCGGTGCGCTGCTCTTCTTCATTGGGATGAAGAGCTCCATCCCAAGGAGGAAGTTGAAGAGAAGGGCGGTGAAGACCAAAACAACTTGA
- the LOC127344986 gene encoding uncharacterized protein isoform X2, producing the protein MQIKHSFFVGREYGSDGGPAARYLEPKFNLFAKQVSTNTGMAVPHIDIKTVIATTLYLKSYGGGLFILYSSFGAFLLLVYLALITPVMYDFYNYEMGSPQFFQLLTQFSQNLALCGALIFFLGMKKSIPRRQSKRRTVKTKTT; encoded by the exons ATGCAGATTAAACATAGTTTTTTCGT GGGCAGAGAGTATGGATCTGATGGTGGACCCGCTGCCAGGTATCTCGAGCCCAAGTTCAACCTCTTTGCAAAGCAGGTGTCCACTAACACCGGAATGGCTGTCCCACACATCGAT ATCAAGACTGTCATTGCCACTACCTTGTATCTCAAATCCTATGGCGGTGGACTCTTCATACTGTACAGCTCCTTCGGAGCATTCTTACTG cttgtttATCTTGCACTCATAACCCCTGTTATGTATGACTTCTACAACTACGAAATGGGGTCGCCACAATTTTTTCAGCTGCTTACCCAGTTTTCTCAG AACCTGGCCCTTTGCGGTGCACTGATCTTCTTCCTGGGGATGAAGAAGTCCATCCCAAGGAGGCAGTCGAAGAGAAGGACTGTGAAGACCAAAACAACTTGA